The genomic interval GTCGGCGGCGCCGTCTGGGACGCCGTGCTCCCCCACCTCAACGAGTTCGCGCGCGTGCCCGTGTGCGGCCTCGCCGCGAGCTACAACGCGACCGCCCTCCCCGAGGGGCCGGACCGCAGCGGCGAGCTGATGGGGGCGGTGCTGCGCAAGAGCCTGACGCTGCGAGGCTTCATCCAGCGCGAGTTCGCGCCCACGATGTTCGAGGACTTCCTGCGGGACATGACCGGCTGGGTCGCGAGCGGGCAGGTCCGCTATCTCGAGGACATCCACGAGGGACTGGACAGCGCACCCGATGCCTTCCTGGGGATGCTGCGCGGCGCGAACCTCGGGAAGACGATCGTGCAGGTCTCCTGACGCGCCGCCCCGTGGCATGCCTCTCACCCGCGCCGCCCGGTTGGGAGCACCGCACGCCGACTGCTAGCCTTGTCCTCGGTCGCCCTCGGCGATCACGGCTCTGTAGCTCAGTTGGTAGAGCGTTCGACTGAAAATCGAAAGGTCACCGGATCGACGCCGGTCGGAGCCACCAGCAGGACACGAAACCCCCGGTCACCCCGGGGGTTTCGTCGTTCCCGGGGTCGGGGAAGGCCGGCGGCCCATCATCTACCCATCACTTTCAGCCCGACTGGATGACGCCGGACAGCGCCTCCGCCATGACCGAGCCAGCCCGGGTGTCGCCTGCCAGCGTGTTCATGTAGACGTCCTGGGTGAGGGACGGGTTCGCGTGGCCGAGGTAGGCCGCGATCTCCGTGGCCGACATCCCGGCCCGGTCCAGCATGTTCGCCGTCGTCTTGCGGAAAGTGTGGGTGGACAGCTTCGGGTATCCCAGGTCCTCGCGGACCTCGCGCAGCTCGCGCTACATGTTCGACGGGTCGCGCAGGCGCATCAGCACGGTCGGGAACAGCAAGGAAGAGGAGGGCGCGTGATGGGGACGAAGCGAATCGTGGCCACGACGGCCGGGCTGGCCCTGGTGGGGCTCGCGCTCAGCGGCTGCGTGATCGAGAGCCACATCCCGGACGAGGGGCTGAGGGTGACGGTTACGGCCCAGCCGAAGGTCCAGGCCGACGCGGGCTCGACCACACAGAAGGGTTCGAAGGGCGACGGCTCCACGGCCACCGAGTCAGCCAAGGGGTCCAAGAAGGCCACGGGGCCGGTCAAGTCGGATTACTGGGCCAACGACTCCGGCCCGCGCCTGACGAGCGAGGACCTCGTGGCCGACTCCGGCACCACGTACTTGAAGGCGAACGACGGCAACCAGATCAACCCGATCGACGTGGGCGGGCCATGGCTGACGAGGTACGTGATCGACGGCGACGAGTTCAGCTACGAGAACGTGGTCTGCATTGGCCGCGCCCCGACCAAGGTCAAGGCCACGGGCAGGGTCAAGGAAGGCCAGGTCGTCTGGGACGGCGGCGTGGATCCCTGGGGCGGCCCGTACGGGACCTCCGACCTCGAGGTCTCCGGCTCGACCGCGACCCTGCACGGCGGCGGCGACGTGGAGGCGGAGAAGGTCACCGCCGACGGCGTCGACGACGTGAAGGCTCAGATGCGGAAGCTGTGCCAGAACGCGAAGCCGGACCCGGAGCCGGTCGGCGAGGCGTTCGAAGCCTGGCGCAGGCACGAGCGCTGGATCGCCGAGGACCCCGAGATCGCCCGCCGGGTGGCCGAGGACGGCGGGCTGCTCGCCGCCACGATCCGCAGGCAGGACGTCGAGGTCTTCACGCAGGCGTTCGTGGACTCGCTAACCAAGGTGGGCCTCGAGACCGTCCCCGCGGAGGAGCGGGGCGCGATCATCGCGAAGCTGCGCGAGAGCGCCGACGCCGCCCGCGAGCACCACGGGTAGGACGCGTCGTAGAAGGGCAGGGCCCCGGTCGTTGGTGCGGCCGGGGCCCTGCTGCGTTCGAGGAGATAGCGTATGGTGATCATGTTCCCTCTAATTAGAGGGACGATCATCAACTCGAGGAGCAGCCATGACCAAGACACCCATCTACATCCAGATCTCCGAGTGGCTGCGTGACGAAGTAGCTCATCGACCTCCCGGTGCACTCATGCCCACGATCAACGAGATCTCACATCGATTCGACGTCAATGGTGTCCAGACCGTGCGCAATGCCTACCAGATCCTCATGGACGATGATCTGGTGGAGCGCCTGGACTCGCCGCGCCGCTGGGTCGTCATCGATCACGGTCAGGAAGCCGAGCCCGCCCCCAGCTCCCAGGACCTGCTCGATGAGCTCGTCGCGAACTTGGAACGAGCAGCAGAGCTGGCACGGGAACTCCGACTGGTGACATGACCAGCGCGAACCTACACGGGCAGAGCCCCGGTCGTTGGTGCAGCCGGGGCCCCGCTTTGTCCGCGTGGAGGTTCAGCCGGCGCTCATCAAGTCCTCGACTCCGCGTACTCGACTGCCTCGCCCCGGAGCGAGCAGAGCACGTCCCAGCGGCGCTGGACGACGTCGTAGCCCACCTCGCCCTCTCTGGGGAAAGTCGACCACCGGTCCAAAATCCCCTTGTCCGAGACCTGCGCCGCCCAGGCAGCCACGTCCTCGGCCCGGAGAGCGGGGCCCGCGCCGCGGAGGATTCGGTCCGCTCCGCAGAGGAGGCCCGGCATGTCCTGTCGGACGCTCTCCGCCTTGAGTCGGCGCGTAAACAGCTCTGCCGCGGACTCATCCCGTCCAGACTGGACGGCCGCTCGCTCGTCGGAGTGGGGCTTCGAGATGTCGTAGTGAGCCGGGAGCGAGTCGCCCGGAACCGTGGCACCCGTGATGAGGCACGGGAGCGCTTGCCGCCGTACCCAGTCGGCGATTCCGTCGAGCTCGTGCATGAGGAGCGGCCAACGATCGCTACCGGGAAGGTGCACCCCGACGGTCGGGAACAGTGTGTACACCTCCTGCTGCCCGATCGGGTTCTCCGCGATCACATCGCCAACCTTGATTGGCTCCTCCGGCTGCGGCTCGAGGCCCCGTACCGAACGGGGTCGGTCGCGTTCCCTGTACATCGCCCCCATGCGGACGGCCGTCACGGCGGGAGTGCGGTGCTTGAAGTGGTTGGTGTAGGCGGTCAGCCGGGCAAGAGGATGGTCGTCGGTGCCGATGGTGCGGTTGAACGGCTGCAGCGGCTCGAGCCGCCTATTCAGCACCCCACGGGCGCGCAGAGACTTCGGCCCGCCGTTGCGCCTCTGCCTGTCCGCCCACCTCGTGAAGTCCTCGTAAGTCTTCGTGGCGGGCATCTCGACGTTGCGGGCGGCCGTGTTGCTCAGGGTGCCGCCGTTGAGGAACTCGGCCTCGGCGAAGAGGGTGTGCTCCAGCGCTCCGCGCAGGACGACAAAGGCGTCGGCCACCAGCAGGGAGACCTTACGCGGGACGGGGGCGATCCCGACGACCACCGACCGGCTCACCTGACCGTCGGGTACCTCCTGGAGTCGGAGAGGACCGTCCGGCTGGGTCCCGTAAACGAAGAGGAGGTCGCCGATCTGCCCGATGATCCCGTCGGCGTGAGCGAGGGCGGCCGCCGCGCCGAGGTGTCGGTCCGGAAGCCAGCCGTAGGGCCCGAGGTCGTCCATGCGCTCAGACTAAGAGGCGCGACGGACATTCCGACCGAGCCCGACGGGGAGGGCGGACGATCCGCCTCACGCCCCCTGGGCGGCCTTCTCGCGGGCGATCAGCGCGTACATCCGCGACCGGCCCATGCCGACCGCGTTGGCGATCTCCTGCCCGGTCAGCTCGGTCGTGTCGAACAGGCGCATGGCGCGGGCCACCTGCTCGGGAGTGTGGGTCGGCTTGCGCCCGCCGACCCGCTCGCCACGGCGACGCTTGGCGACGAGGTGATCGACAATCCGCGGTACGAGTTCAGGCTGAGGGTCATCATCGAGTTGGCGAAGAAGGACCCCGAGGCGGCGACCATCCAGTTCACCCGATTCGACGTCCTGAAGGCCGCGCCCCCGCCGCGCCATCGCGGCACGCCTGCATCCGTTGACGTTCCTTGCACGAGGCTTTAGCCGCCGAGTGGGTTTTCCCGGGGCCGGCTTGACCCCGCCAGGACGCCCGAGCTAATGTGACCGTTCTCACTGACGAGCACCCAACGAAATGGGGGGGGGACAGAAAAATGAGGGGACAGAAAGAAGATGGCGAAGACTAAAATTTCGAGCCGCGTGATCGTAGTCGCGTGCGGTGCCCTGCTCGCGCTCTCCGGAGTCTCGGCGGCATACGCGGGCACCAGCTACAGCTCCTGCAACACCACCGTCGGAAAGTTCAACGGGAGCGGCTACACCGGATACCAGACGAAGAGCAAGTCGAGCACAGCCGGGTCGCTGGCGAGTAGCTCCGTCGGCGGCAACTACAAGGTCGACGCCCGCATGAAGGCCGCTTCGGGCACCGGAGGGTGGGTCCGCGACGTCACGGACAGCGAGACGCGGAATCTGCCCAACGGCGTCGGCGCTGGGAAGCAGGCCCGCGTGCAGTTCAGCAACGACGCCCTCACCCGCGTCGATGTGCAGGTCACCGGGAAGTGGAAGAGCAACTGAACACGATCGATACCACCTCGCCCCGGTCCGGTAGGCAGAATACCGCCGGGGCGAGGTCTGCGAATGGACCAATGATCAAGCGCTATGCAACGTCTGCGGTCGTAGCGGCCCTCATCATCGCCACTCCGGCGGTGTACGGGACCTTCGCCGCGTCGGACTACGTCATCACGGACCCCTCCGACTACTTTCTGTTCTCGCTGGGCAGCGCGCTTCCGCTCCTCTTCACCTTCTTTGCCGCCCTGCTCTACGTTCCGGTCGTCCTTCAGGAAACGCGTTCCTTGGGGTGGCTTCCGATCATGGCGCGGCGGGGCCGCGTGCGGTACGCCCTTTCCCATGTCGCGCGCCCGGCTGCGTTCGGCGCTCTTGCATTCGGGGCGTCTATCGCGTTCGCCGCGTTCTGGGCGTTCGTCGTCGTCCCCAGATCGGGATGGGTCACGTACTCGCCCGGCGAGCGGATGCACCCCTTCACGCAGCAGATGACGTTCAGCCAGTT from Brachybacterium kimchii carries:
- a CDS encoding tyrosine-type recombinase/integrase → MREVREDLGYPKLSTHTFRKTTANMLDRAGMSATEIAAYLGHANPSLTQDVYMNTLAGDTRAGSVMAEALSGVIQSG
- a CDS encoding GntR family transcriptional regulator → MTKTPIYIQISEWLRDEVAHRPPGALMPTINEISHRFDVNGVQTVRNAYQILMDDDLVERLDSPRRWVVIDHGQEAEPAPSSQDLLDELVANLERAAELARELRLVT